In the genome of Streptomyces globosus, one region contains:
- a CDS encoding HEAT repeat domain-containing protein: protein MQTDGHASGAAEGPLAAAARAGDMLRVKQLLEEREGRPHGGSDDETAAFAAAVQALHTDVADLLIRRGAVPGEVAPDRLPSLREAVGFGSPALVDALTGGSIRHRYPTSELKELRDLARTWHEAGTEAELRRRTGSSGDVAYTRVQDDEGYYKVGELTLEGVTVRDGHGAILTELEELLGIRTSCDDLVTRALERDPDHTAWGRAAIMLSHRREPEAWAVAETLRADADPRRRLFGAELTRLFELFADAHEEQYCVLAVAALTDWSAEETDPAVLATVLHGLSSYQGPRAEAALLAHLGHHDPGVRRAVAAGLGTSKDGEHLSGRAREGVLTLMNDPDTDVGIAACRSAGDIANGDPVLSDSLAALLDHPERRVRLEAVQSLALHRDERCVEAAKRLGPPRPGYREEELYCLEAAWRFERRRGDTARTTRPGMRSNVASIAPEGTAPWPRDT from the coding sequence ATGCAGACGGACGGACACGCGAGCGGTGCGGCGGAGGGCCCTCTGGCCGCCGCCGCCAGGGCGGGCGACATGCTCCGCGTGAAGCAGCTCCTGGAAGAACGCGAGGGCCGGCCCCACGGGGGCTCCGACGACGAGACCGCCGCCTTCGCCGCGGCCGTCCAGGCCCTCCACACCGACGTCGCCGACCTGCTGATCAGGCGCGGAGCAGTACCCGGCGAAGTCGCGCCGGACCGGTTGCCGTCCCTGCGCGAGGCGGTCGGCTTCGGCTCTCCCGCGCTCGTCGACGCCCTCACCGGCGGCAGCATCCGGCACAGGTACCCGACCTCCGAGCTGAAGGAGCTGAGGGACCTCGCACGCACCTGGCACGAGGCCGGAACCGAAGCCGAACTGCGGCGCCGCACCGGTTCCTCGGGCGATGTCGCGTACACCCGCGTGCAGGACGACGAGGGGTACTACAAGGTCGGCGAGCTGACGCTCGAAGGAGTGACCGTACGGGACGGACACGGCGCGATCCTCACGGAGTTGGAGGAACTGCTCGGCATCCGCACCTCCTGCGACGACCTCGTCACCCGTGCCCTGGAGCGCGACCCGGACCACACGGCGTGGGGCCGAGCCGCGATCATGCTCTCCCACCGGCGTGAGCCGGAGGCATGGGCCGTCGCCGAGACCCTGCGCGCCGACGCGGACCCGAGGCGCCGACTGTTCGGTGCCGAACTGACACGGCTGTTCGAACTCTTCGCCGATGCACACGAAGAGCAGTACTGCGTCCTCGCTGTGGCCGCCCTCACGGACTGGTCAGCCGAGGAGACGGACCCCGCCGTCCTCGCAACGGTCCTCCACGGCCTCTCCTCGTACCAGGGCCCGCGCGCCGAAGCCGCCCTCCTGGCGCACCTCGGCCACCACGACCCCGGCGTCCGGCGAGCGGTGGCCGCCGGCCTCGGCACGTCCAAGGACGGCGAGCACCTGTCCGGCAGGGCCCGCGAGGGAGTCCTGACGCTGATGAACGACCCGGACACCGATGTGGGGATCGCGGCCTGCCGCAGCGCCGGCGACATCGCGAACGGCGACCCCGTACTGAGTGACTCGCTGGCGGCGCTGCTTGACCACCCGGAGCGCCGCGTCCGGCTCGAAGCCGTCCAGAGTCTCGCACTCCACCGCGACGAGCGGTGCGTGGAAGCCGCGAAGCGCCTCGGTCCGCCACGGCCCGGCTACCGCGAGGAAGAGCTGTACTGCCTCGAAGCGGCATGGCGGTTCGAACGGCGCCGCGGGGACACGGCGAGGACCACAAGGCCCGGCATGCGGTCGAATGTGGCGTCAATCGCCCCAGAAGGAACCGCTCCGTGGCCACGAGATACGTAA
- a CDS encoding lysine N(6)-hydroxylase/L-ornithine N(5)-oxygenase family protein, which produces MTAHLDAPHDLVGIGIGPFNLSLAALADGLPRHGAAPLATAFYDERPHFRWHPGLLIDGTTLQVPYLADLVTLADPTSPWTFLNHLRNRERLYPFYFAQQFHIQRTEYDAYCRWVAENLPGLHFGHQVDAVRWNPEHDLFEIDYTRLGAHGEAEALGRTHARHLALGIGTAPHVPDPLRPLAEAPTVPVIHSADYLDNRTRILGADHITVIGSGQSGAEVFLDLLRARPAGRERLTWLARTPSFAPMEYSKLGLEHFTPDYTHYFHALPEPVRDRLLPAQWQLHKGIDTATIAAIHHELYSRSLHGGWPDAVLTPGVTVRTAGRIATTKIELHLEHADQGTRSRLTTDAVILATGYRERPLHRLLAGLDPYLRKDSSGRPRIDRSHRMVLDPAVTGTVFVQNGERHTHGVGAPDLGLAAWRSATILNTLTGTDPYPQPARTAFTTFGLEPRPEPRPQPTVELRPLADHA; this is translated from the coding sequence ATGACCGCCCACCTCGATGCACCCCACGACCTCGTCGGAATCGGCATCGGTCCCTTCAACCTGTCCCTCGCCGCCCTCGCCGACGGCCTGCCCCGCCACGGAGCCGCCCCCCTCGCCACCGCCTTCTACGACGAACGCCCCCACTTCCGCTGGCACCCCGGACTCCTCATCGACGGCACCACCCTCCAAGTCCCGTACCTCGCGGACCTCGTCACCCTCGCCGACCCCACCAGCCCCTGGACCTTCCTCAACCACCTCAGGAACAGAGAGCGCCTCTACCCCTTCTACTTCGCCCAGCAGTTCCACATCCAGCGCACCGAATACGACGCCTACTGCCGCTGGGTCGCCGAGAACCTCCCCGGCCTCCACTTCGGCCACCAGGTCGACGCCGTCCGCTGGAACCCCGAACACGACCTGTTCGAGATCGACTACACCCGCCTCGGCGCGCACGGCGAAGCCGAAGCCCTCGGCCGCACGCACGCCCGCCACCTCGCCCTCGGCATCGGCACCGCCCCGCACGTCCCCGACCCGCTGCGCCCCCTCGCCGAAGCCCCCACCGTCCCCGTGATCCACTCCGCGGACTACCTCGACAACCGCACCCGCATCCTCGGCGCCGACCACATCACCGTCATCGGCTCAGGCCAGTCCGGCGCCGAGGTCTTCCTCGACCTCCTCCGCGCCCGCCCCGCCGGCCGCGAACGCCTCACCTGGCTCGCCCGCACCCCCTCCTTCGCACCCATGGAGTACAGCAAGCTCGGCCTCGAACACTTCACCCCCGACTACACGCACTACTTCCACGCCCTCCCCGAACCCGTCCGCGACCGCCTCCTCCCCGCCCAGTGGCAGCTCCACAAGGGCATCGACACCGCCACCATCGCCGCCATCCACCACGAGCTCTACAGCCGCAGCCTCCACGGCGGCTGGCCCGACGCCGTCCTCACCCCCGGCGTCACCGTCCGCACCGCGGGCCGCATCGCCACCACCAAGATCGAACTGCATCTGGAGCACGCCGACCAGGGCACCCGCTCCCGCCTCACCACCGACGCCGTCATCCTCGCCACCGGCTACCGCGAACGCCCCCTGCACCGCCTCCTCGCCGGCCTCGACCCCTACCTCCGCAAGGACTCCTCCGGCCGCCCCCGCATCGACCGCAGCCACCGGATGGTCCTCGACCCCGCCGTCACCGGCACCGTCTTCGTACAGAACGGCGAACGCCACACCCACGGCGTCGGCGCCCCCGACCTCGGCCTCGCCGCCTGGCGCAGCGCCACCATCCTCAACACCCTCACCGGCACCGACCCCTACCCCCAGCCCGCCCGGACCGCCTTCACCACCTTCGGCCTCGAACCCCGCCCCGAACCCCGACCGCAGCCCACCGTCGAACTCCGCCCCCTCGCCGACCACGCCTGA